From the Danio aesculapii chromosome 9, fDanAes4.1, whole genome shotgun sequence genome, one window contains:
- the cdk5r2b gene encoding cyclin-dependent kinase 5 activator 2b encodes MGTVLSISPIATKGSVLEDGGDEADGRIEKSFKKQSVIVSTLTFKRLVTASSKKKSAKKVNPNPLPASSESQVEHLNQENSRKSQQPTSTERKTKNGPLAVPIPTVPPQQEQEQCTPAAKQLVSVQKQPSSRSLISPRRVVVQASTGELLRCLGEFLCKRCCKMKELTPNEVILWFRNVDRTLLLQGWQDQGFITPANLVFVYLLVRETVTDDVDSPRELHGTFLTCLYLAYSYIGNEISYPLKPFMVDTNKDVFWDRSLDVIDKLSGKMLQINMDPHFFTEVFQDLKNEGDYKKDASELDR; translated from the coding sequence ATGGGGACCGTGCTTTCTATATCCCCGATAGCAACTAAAGGCTCCGTTCTGGAAGATGGAGGAGACGAAGCCGATGGGAGAATAGAGAAAAGCTTTAAAAAGCAATCGGTGATCGTGTCCACGCTCACATTTAAGCGGCTAGTGACTGCGTCAAGCAAGAAAAAAAGTGCCAAGAAAGTAAACCCGAATCCTCTCCCGGCGAGCAGCGAAAGTCAAGTCGAGCATCTGAACCAGGAGAACTCCAGGAAATCCCAACAGCCGACCAGCACTGAGCGGAAAACGAAAAATGGACCTCTCGCGGTGCCAATTCCCACGGTTCCTCCCCAGCAGGAGCAGGAACAGTGCACTCCGGCGGCGAAGCAACTGGTGTCGGTTCAGAAGCAGCCCAGCAGTCGGTCTCTCATTTCTCCGAGGCGCGTGGTCGTCCAGGCCTCTACCGGAGAACTGCTCCGGTGCCTGGGCGAATTCCTGTGCAAACGCTGCTGCAAAATGAAGGAACTCACCCCGAATGAGGTCATCCTCTGGTTCCGAAATGTGGACAGGACTTTGCTTCTGCAGGGCTGGCAGGACCAAGGGTTCATCACGCCTGCCAACCTCGTGTTTGTCTATTTGCTCGTTAGGGAAACTGTGACCGATGATGTTGACAGTCCACGTGAACTCCACGGGACCTTTCTGACTTGCCTCTATTTGGCGTATTCCTATATAGGCAACGAGATCTCGTACCCTCTCAAGCCCTTCATGGTCGACACCAATAAGGACGTGTTCTGGGATCGTTCGCTTGATGTCATCGATAAACTGAGCGGCAAAATGCTGCAGATTAACATGGATCCGCACTTTTTCACAGAGGTTTTTCAAGACTTAAAAAACGAAGGAGATTACAAGAAGGATGCAAGCGAACTGGACCGCTGA